A region of the Serinicoccus profundi genome:
GTGTTGACCGAGTCGTACTGCCCGGCCGCCTGTCCGCCGGCCGCACCCTGGGCCGACGCGTCGGTGTCGGTGCCGGCATCGGGGCGCGGCGCCGTCCACCCCTTCTCCTTGGCCAGGAGGGTGCCGCGCAGCGACGCCTCGCCGGCGCCCGGCCCCTCGTCGGCCAGGCCGTCGGGGAAGCCGGCCAGCACCCGGCTGACCTGCTTGAAGCTGCAGACCCGCGAGGGCCCACGGGTCGGCGTCACCTGGTCGCCGGCCCGGAGGCGGTCCACGAGGTGCTTGGTGCTCTCCGGGGTCTGGTGGTCGAAGAACTCCCAGTTGACCATGACGACCGGGGCGAAGTCGCAGGCGGCGTTGCACTCCACCCGCTCCAGGGTGATCGCGCCGTCCTCGGTGGTCTCGTCGTGACCGACGCCGAGGTGCTCGCTGACCTCCTCGAAGATCTGGTCGCCGCCCATGATCGCGCAGAGCGTGTTGGTGCAGACGCCCACGGTGTACTCACCGTTGGGGTGACGCTTGTACTGGGTGTAGAAGGTCGCGACCCCGCTGACCTCGGCGGTCGTGAGGTCGAGCAACTCGGCGCACAACCGGACACCGCGGCCGGTGACGTAGCCGTCGACCGACTGGACGAGGTGGAGCATCGGCAGCAGGGCCGAGCGCTTCTGCGGGTAGCGCGCGATGATCTGCTCGCTGTCCGCCACCAACCGGGCCAGCACGTCCTCGGGGTAGGGCTCCTCCGAGGCGTGCAGCGGGGTGTGGTGGTGCAGGGGGTCCGCACTCATCGGTCCACTCCTCCCATCACGGGGTCGATCGAGGCGACGGCGACGATGACGTCGGCGACGAGACTGCCCTCGGACATCGCCGAGGCCGCCTGCAGGTTGTTGAAGCTCGGGTCGCGGAAGTGCACGCGGTAGGGGCGGGTGCCGCCGTCGGAGACGGCGTGCACGCCGAGCTCGCCCTTGGGCGACTCGACCGCGGCATACGCCTGGCCCGGCGGGACCCGGAAGCCCTCGGTCACCAGCTTGAAGTGGTGGATGAGGGCCTCCATGGACTCGCCCATGATCTCGCGGATGTGGTCCAGGCTGTTGCCCTGGCCGTCCGCGCCGACCGACAGCTGCGCAGGCCAGGCGATCTTCTTGTCCGCCACCATGACCGGCTCGCCCTGGCTGGCGCGCAGCCGGGCGATGGCCTGCTCGGCGATGCGCAGCGACTGCCAGATCTCGTCGAGCCGGATGCAGATGCGGCTGTAGGCGTCCATGTCGCGACGGGTGATGACGTCGAAGTCGTAGGTCTCGTAGCCGCAGTAGGGCTGGTCCTTGCGCAGGTCGTGCGGCAGGCCGGTCGAGCGCAGGATCGGGCCGGTGATGCCGAGGGCCATGCAGTTGGCCAGCGAGAGGTAGCCGACGTCGACGGTCCGGCCCTTGAGCACCGGGCTCTCCAGGAGCAGCTTCTCCAGCTCGCCGATGCCCCGGCGCAGCGCCGGCAGCTCGCTCTCGAACTGGTCGAGGTGCTCGGGCAGGACATCCTGGGCCACGCCGCCGGGGCGGACGTAGGCGTTGTTCATCCGCAGCCCGGAGACGGCCTCGAAGAAGCGCAGCAGCCGCTCCCGCTCGCGGAAGCCGACCGTCATGACGGTCGTCGCACCGAGCTCCATGCCGCCGGTGGCGAGGGCGATGAGGTGCGAGCCGATCCGGTTGAGCTCCATCATGAGCACGCGGATGTCGCTGGCGCGGCGCGGGATCTGGTCGGTGATGCCGAGCAGCTTCTCCACGGACAGGCAGTAGGCCGTCTCGTTGAAGATCGGCGTGAGGTAGTCCATCCGGGTGCAGAACGTCGTGCCCTGGACCCAGGTCCGGAACTCCATGTTCTTCTCGATGCCGGTGTGGAGGTAGCCGATGCCGGCCCGGGCCTCCCGGACCGTCTCGCCGTCCAGCTCGAGGATGAGCCGGAGCACGCCGTGGGTCGAGGGGTGCTGCGGACCCATGTTGACGACGATCCGCTCGGCGCCGAGCGTCGCGACGTCCTTGGCGATGTCGTCCCAGTCACCGCCGCCGGCGGTGAACACGGCGCCCCCGTCCACGGAGTCCGAGGTCGGGCCCCCCTCGGCATACAGGTCGGTCGGGGTGCTGTCGAGGTATGCCGCGCCCTGGTCGGCCTGGGTGCCGCCGCGGGTCTGCTCGTCGGCACTGTTCGTCGTCGCCATCAGCTGTAGCTCCTGCGCTGGTCGGGGGCCGGGATGGTGGCACCCTTGTACTCGACCGGGATGCCGCCCAGCGGGTAGTCCTTGCGCTGCGGGTGACCGGGCCAGTCGTCCGGCATGAGGATGCGGGTCAGGCCGGGGTGGCCCTCGAAGACGATGCCGAACATGTCCCAGGTCTCCCGCTCGTGCCAGTCGTTCGCCGGGTAGGTGCCGACGATCGAGGGGATCCGCGGATCCTCGTCGGGGCAGGTCACCTCGATGCGCACCCGGCGCACCCCGTGGGTGATCGACTGGAAGTGGTAGACCGCGTGCAGCTCGGCGCCCTCCTGCTGCGGCCAGTGCACCCCGGACACGCCGGTGCAGATCTCGAAGCGCAGCCGCGGGTCGTCGCGCAGCGGGCGCACGATCGCCGGCAGATGGTCACGGTGCACGTGCAGGGTGAGCTCGTCACGGTCCACGACCACGCGCTCGAGACCGGCGGCGACGGCCTGCGGGGCCGCGGCCTCGAGGGCGTCGACCACCTCGTCGAAGTAGGAGCCGTAGGGGCGCTCCGCGGCCCCGGGCAGCAGCACGGGCACCTGCAGCCCGCCGTAGCCGGAGGTGTCGGTGCCCAGCGAGCCGCCGAACATCCCCTTCTTGTGCGCGACCTGCACCGGCGCGGAGGAGTCGGTCTGCACCGACGCGGGCACGGAGCCGCCACCGCTCTCCTGGGCGCGGGTCGTGTCGACCTTCTGGTCCTCGGTGCGCTCCGGGGCGTTGGCGCGGTCCTCGGTGGTCTCCTGGGCCGGCGGCTGCTTGTCCGGCATCTCGGGTCCGCTACCCATCACGCCAGGCTCCTTCCGGCGTGATTCCGCGCTCGCTCCGGGCCTCGCTCCGCTGCGTGTCCTCGCTTCGCTGTCATCACGCCAAGAGCCCCTTCATCTCGCCCGTCGGCATCGCCCTCAGCGCCGCGGCCTCGGCCGCCCGGGCGGCCTCCTCGCGGTTGACCGAGAACTTGAACTCGCGGATCTGCTTGTGCAGCTCCAGGACCGCATTGAGCAGCATCTCCGGCCGCGGCGGACAGCCCGGCAGGTAGACGTCGACCGGCACGATGTGGTCGACACCCTGGACGATGGCGTAGTTGTTGAACATGCCGCCCGAGCTGGCGCAGACACCCATGGAGATGACCCACTTGGGGTTGGGCATCTGGTCGTAGACCTGGCGCACGACCGGCGCCATCTTCTGCGACACCCGCCCGGCCACGATCATGAGGTCGGCCTGACGCGGGGTGGCGGCGAAGCGCTCCATACCGAAGCGGGCGATGTCGTAGTCGGGGGTGCCGACCGCCATCATCTCGATCGCGCAGCAGGCCAACCCGAAGGTCGCCGGCCAGACGGAGTACTGCCGCAGATGGCCGGCCAGTCCCTCGACCGTCGCCAGCATGATCCCGCCGGGGATCTTGTCCTCAAGGCCCATCGCTACCGCACCTCACTCTCTGTCGTCAGTCCCATTCCAGTCCCCCGCGGCTCCACTCGTAGACGAACGGCACCGACACGACCACCAGGAAGAGCAGCATCGCCAGCACCGAGAACAACCCGACCTGGTCGAAGGCCACCGCGAACGGGTAGAGGAAGAGCACCTCGACGTCGAAGACGATGAAGAGCATGGCCGTCAGGTAGTACTTCACCGGCACGCGTCCGCCCTCGTGCGCCTGCGGCGTCGGCTGGATCCCGCACTCGTAGGCCTCGGCCTTGGCCCGGTTGTAGGTGGTGCGCCCCAGCAGGGCACCACCGAAGACCGACCCGAAGGCAAAGAGGAGGCCGAAGAGCAGGAAGAAGACGACCGGCAGATACGGGTGGTAGTCCATCAGTGCCAGCACTCCTTTCGAGAGATGCCCGGCGTCGGGCCGGCCAGGGTCGCGCGCGTCCCAATCCTAGGGGTGAACATGGTCATCATGCCGCCGGGGTCATCTTGCTCAAGGCATTGATGACCCGGTCGTCCAGACCACCACCGCGCTCCTGCGGCAGATTGGCCATGATCTTGAGCAGCAGCCGCATGAGTGAGCGCCGGGGCAGACCGTACTTCACGGCGAGCCGCATGATCTCCGGCTTGCCGATGAGCGTGGCGAAACCACGGCCCAGCGTGTAGTAACCGCCGAGCGCGCCCTTCATCGCCGTGGTGTAGGAGCGCAGCACCGCCTCGGTCTCCCCGGGGGTGGCGCGCGCGAGCGCGGAGGCGATGACCTCGGCGGCGTGCCGGCCGGCCTCCATCGCCTCGGCGATACCCTCGCCGTTGAAGGGGTTGACCATGCCGCCCGCGTCACCGACGAGGAGCAGGCCCCGGTCGTAGAGCGGCTGACGGTTGAAGCACATCGGCAGCGCAGCACCACGGATCGGGCCCTGCTGCGTCTCCTCCGAGAACGTCCAGTCCTGCGGCATGGTGGCGATCCAGCGCTTCATGACGTCGCGGTAGTCGAAGGTGCCGAAGGCCTCGGCCGTGTCGAGGATCCCGAGGCCGACGTTGGCCGTGCCATCGCCGACGGGGAAGATCCACCCGTAGCCGGGCATGAGGACCTCGTTCTGGCCGTTCTGGTCCTTGGTCCACAGCTCCAGCCAGGACTCGAGGTAGGGGTCGTCGTGCCGGGGGGTCTCGAAGTAGGCGCGCACCGCCCACCCCCATGGGGCGGTCGTCGCGCTTCGGCCGGTCCATGGCCAGCGAGAGTCGACTGGAGTTGCCGTCCGCCGCGACGACGACGCGGGACCGGAACTCGCGGCGCTCGCCGGTCGCGCGGCCGTCCTCGCCCATGACCTTGGCGCGGACGCCGCAGATGTGACCGCGGCTGTCGAGCACCGGCTCCTGGACGTTGATGCCCTCGAGCAGCCGGGCGCCGCGCGTCACGGCGTGCCGGGCGAGGATCTCGTCGAGGTCGTGCCGGGTGCGGACCAGGCCGAAGGGCGGGAAGGTCTCGTTGCCCGGCCAGTCCCAGCTCCAGGCGCATGCCGCCACCGAGGATGCGCAGTCCGCGGGTGCGGTGCCAGCCGTCGGCCTCGTCGATGGGCACCCCGAGGCTGATGAGCTCGCGCACCGCCCGCGGGGTCAGCCCGTCGCCGCAGATCTTGTCGCGGGGGAAGGAGGACTTCTCCAGGAGGAGGACGTCGAGCCCGTGGGACGCGAGGTATGCCGCAGTGCTGGCGCCTCCCGGCCCGGCTCCGACGACGATGACATCGGCGGTCTCGACCTGCTCACTCACGGTGTTTGGCCTCGCTTGTGACAACCTTCACGAACTCGGCCGAGTCTAGGCCTGCACCCCCTCCAGATCGGCCCAGGGGTGCCTCAGAGGGATTAGGCCACAGAACTGTCGCAAAACTGAGGCGTCGGGAGTCGGCCGAGCTCATCGTGACAGGACGTCGGAGAGCCGCAGCGCCGCCCCGCGCTGCTCCTCCATCTCCGCGGCCTGGGCGAGGAAGAGCTCGGCGCAGGCCAGGGCATCGGTCACCGCCGAGTGCGCGCGGTAGCGCGGGAGGCGGTAGTGCCGGCGGCAGGCGTCCAGCCGGAGCCGGCCGGAGGCCAGCTCCGGCGTCGGCACCCGCAGCAGTCGTTGCGCGAGGGTGAGGGTGTCGATGACCTGGAAGGGGACCCCCGCACCGTAGAGACGACGGCACGCCGCGGTGAGGAAGTCGACCTCGATCTGAGCGAAGTGGGCCAGCAGCACCCTGCGCACCGGCTCCGCTCCCCCAGCGTCCGCGGGCGGGGCCAGCAGCGCCCCCAGGACCCGGGGCACCACCGCCTCGAGGTCGGGGGCGAGGGCGAGCCGGTCGTCGGTGAGCCCGTGGTAGACCGCGGAGCCACCCACCGGGCCCTGCGGGCGGACCAGCTCGTGGCGGGCCTCCGACAGCACGATGCGGCCACGGACCACCGGCACCCACCCCACCGAGAGCACCTCGTGCCGGCGCGGGTCGATGCCGGTGGTCTCCAGGTCGAGAGCGAGCAGCTCCACCTCGACCAGGGGGGTGCGCGGGTCGACCGCCGCCGCGGCCGGGAGGTCGGCCACCGGACCGGGCGGCAGGTCCGGGCGTGCACCCCACCGGCCGAGCGCGTCGCGCCACCCCATCAGGTGACCTGGGGCAACCGCGAGGACAGGCCCTGCTGGGCGGTCCGGACGATGGCGAAGGCGTCCCGCAGGTGGCGGCGGTCCAGGCTCCCCAGCTCCCGCGGGTCGAGGTGGTTGTCGGGCGCCTCGCCGGCCGCGACGCGGTCCGCCTGGTGCCTCAGCCGGAGGTAGGAGAGCAGCTCCAGGGCATCGGTGAGGTCGGTCGCGCCCTCGGCGGACAGGAGGCCCGCGCTGCGGGCGGCAGCGAGCCGCGCCCCGGTGCCGAGGGCCGTCGAGGAGGCACGCAACGCCTGGACCCGGGCCAGCTGCACGATCGCCGCGATCCCCCGCTTGAGGTCGAGGGTGTCCCGGTGCTGACCGGCGTCCTCGAGGACGAATCCCCGGAAGAAGCCGATCGGTGGACGCATCCGCGTCGACTGCGCGGTGAGGTAGGCCAGCAGGAGGTCCGACCTGGCGCCGAGGGGAACGACCTCCGAGCGCAGGGTCTCGACGAGGGTGTCGTCACCGTGCACGGCCCGCATGTCGTAGAAGATCGCCGCCCACAGCACGGCGTCGGGCGTCGGCTCCCCGCTCCACCGCGCGAACTGCTCGCGCCACGCGCTCGTGCGCAGGCGCCACCGCGGGTTGGTCGCCATGATCTCGCCGTCGCACCGGGGGAAGCCGCAGGCCTCCAGGCCGGCGGTGACCCGCTCCGCGAGCTCGGTCCACCACGGGTCGTCGGGGTCGGCGTCGTCGGCGAGCACGAGCGCGTGGTCCTGGTCGCCGCCCAGTCCCTGCTCCTCTCGTGCGGCCGAGCCGAGCGCGGCCCAGGCATACCTCCCGGGCGCGGGGCCGAGCTCGGCCTCGGCGAGCGCGATGAGGCGTCGGGTCAGCGCGTCGGTGAGGGCCGCGACGACCCGCCCGACGTCCTGCGCCGTGGCGTCCTCGCGCACGAGCTGGCCGACGACGGTCGGGATCCTCGCCGCCTGCTCGACGACGCCGGCCAGGTCGTCCTGCCGCTGGATGTCGGCCACGACGTAGACCGGGTTGGACCGCTCGAGGCGCACGAGGTCGGTCGTGGTCACCAGCCCGAGCACGCGGCCGTCCTCGAGCACCGGCAGGTGGTGGATGTTGCGCCCGGTCATCTCCAGCATGGCCTCGAGCGCCAGCGCCCGGGCGGGGAGGGTGACGGGGTCACGGGTCATCACCTCGCCGACCGGGGTGTCCGCCGCCAACCCGGCGGCGAGCACGCGGCGGCGCAGGTCGCGGTCGGTGACGATCCCGACGAGGGCGTCACCCTCCATGACGAGCAGCGAGGAGACCCCCGCCCGCGTCATGACCCGCGCCCCCTCCGCGACGGTGGCCGAGGGGGTGACGACGACGGGCTCGCCGCGCAGGAGGTCGCGGACCGAGGTCTTGAGCACCGCCGACCCCCGGACCGGCGCCTGCAGCTGCCGGAGCGCCGCGGTGATGCGCCCGTGGTGGGTGGCCGCGAAGTGCACGGCCACCGCGGGGTGCTCGGCGACGAGGGTCTCGAAGTCCTCCTGCGGCAGCTCCAGCAGCAGGGTGTCCTCCCGCGCGGTGACGTCGTAGCGCGTGGGCAGGTGCTCCACGAGGGCCGACATCCCGAAGCCGCCCCCGGCGCCGACCCGGTCGACCAGGTGCCCGTCGTCGGTGATGTCCACGGCCCCGGAGCGGACGAGGAAGAGGCGGTCGCCACGCTCCCCGGCTCGCAGGATGTGCGTGCCGCGTCGGGCATAGCTGATCGAGCAGCGCTGCGGGAGCGCGTCGAGGACCTGCGCCGGCAGGGCGTCGAAGGGCGGGTGCTCCGCGAGGAAGTCCCGGATCTCGGCCAGCTCGACGTCCATGGTCACCGCGCCGCTCTACCCAGTGGTGACGGCGCCGGTCGGCGCGACCGCGTGGTGGAGCGCGACGACGCCCCCGGTGAGGTTGGTCCAGCGCACCTGCTCCCACCCGGCGGCGCGGACCTGCTCGGCCAGCTCCCGCTGGCCCGGCCAGGCCCGGATCGACTCGGCGAGGTAGACGTAGGACTCGGGGTTGGAGCTGACCCGGCGCGCCACCTGCGGGAGCGCGCGCATGAGGTAGTTGCGGTAGACGGTCGAGAAGACGGGCACGACCGGGCGGCTGAACTCGCACACGACGAGGCGCCCGCCGGGCCGCGCGACCCGCGCGAACTCGCGCAGCGCCGCGTCGACGTCGGCGACGTTGCGCAGCCCGAAGCTCATCGTCACCACGTCGAAGGAGTCGTCCGCGAAGGGCAGGCGCATGGCGTCGGCAGCGGTGAAGGGCAGGTCCGGGCGGCGGCGGTAGCCCTCGGCGAGCATGCCGATGGAGAAGTCGGCGGGGACCACCTGGACGCCGCGGTCGGCATACGGCTCGCTGGAGGTGCCGGTGCCCGCCGCGATGTCCAGCACCCGCTCCCCGGGGGCCGCGTCGACCGCCCGGGTCACGGCGCGGCGCCAGAGGTGGTCCATGCCGCCGGAGAGGACGGTGTTGGTGAGGTCGTAGCGGCGGGCCACCGCATCGAACATCCGGGCCACCTCGTGCGGCTGCTTGTCCAGGTCGGCTCGCGTCGGGCTCATGACGGGCATTCTCCCACCACGTCCTACGATGGTCGGCTGTGGCTGTGACCCGTCCCGTGTCCCGACTCCGCGCCCGCACCCTTGCGGTGGACGCGCCCGGCGACCTGCTCACCCGGATCCCGGACGAGATCGACCCCACGGACGTCGTGACCTGGCTGCGGGAGGGCGACGGTCTCGTCGGCTGGGGGCGGGTCGCCGGGGTGCGCACCAGCGGCGAGCGGCGCTTCGTCGACGCCGAGCTCTGGTGGAACGAGGTCCAGGAGGTGGCCGAGGTCGAGGACGGCGTGCGGCTGCCCGGGACCGGGCTGGTGACCTTCGGGTCGTTCACCTTCTCGCCGGACTCGCAGGACGCCAGCGTGCTCACCATCCCCCGGGTCGTCATCGGGCGACGCGACGGGCTGGCCTGGGTCACCCAGGTGGTCCTCGAGGACGAGCCGTGGCCGACCGCCCACCCCGCCGAGCTGCTGGGGCGCACCAACGCCGACATCGAGGTGCTCGACCCCCTCGTCGAGTCGCCCGGGGCGGTCCCGGCGACGCGCTGGCCCGAGGTCGTGGGTCAGGCCGTGGACCGGATC
Encoded here:
- a CDS encoding exonuclease domain-containing protein, which produces MGWRDALGRWGARPDLPPGPVADLPAAAAVDPRTPLVEVELLALDLETTGIDPRRHEVLSVGWVPVVRGRIVLSEARHELVRPQGPVGGSAVYHGLTDDRLALAPDLEAVVPRVLGALLAPPADAGGAEPVRRVLLAHFAQIEVDFLTAACRRLYGAGVPFQVIDTLTLAQRLLRVPTPELASGRLRLDACRRHYRLPRYRAHSAVTDALACAELFLAQAAEMEEQRGAALRLSDVLSR
- a CDS encoding NADH-quinone oxidoreductase subunit B, producing MGLEDKIPGGIMLATVEGLAGHLRQYSVWPATFGLACCAIEMMAVGTPDYDIARFGMERFAATPRQADLMIVAGRVSQKMAPVVRQVYDQMPNPKWVISMGVCASSGGMFNNYAIVQGVDHIVPVDVYLPGCPPRPEMLLNAVLELHKQIREFKFSVNREEAARAAEAAALRAMPTGEMKGLLA
- a CDS encoding demethylmenaquinone methyltransferase; translation: MSPTRADLDKQPHEVARMFDAVARRYDLTNTVLSGGMDHLWRRAVTRAVDAAPGERVLDIAAGTGTSSEPYADRGVQVVPADFSIGMLAEGYRRRPDLPFTAADAMRLPFADDSFDVVTMSFGLRNVADVDAALREFARVARPGGRLVVCEFSRPVVPVFSTVYRNYLMRALPQVARRVSSNPESYVYLAESIRAWPGQRELAEQVRAAGWEQVRWTNLTGGVVALHHAVAPTGAVTTG
- a CDS encoding NADH-quinone oxidoreductase subunit D is translated as MATTNSADEQTRGGTQADQGAAYLDSTPTDLYAEGGPTSDSVDGGAVFTAGGGDWDDIAKDVATLGAERIVVNMGPQHPSTHGVLRLILELDGETVREARAGIGYLHTGIEKNMEFRTWVQGTTFCTRMDYLTPIFNETAYCLSVEKLLGITDQIPRRASDIRVLMMELNRIGSHLIALATGGMELGATTVMTVGFRERERLLRFFEAVSGLRMNNAYVRPGGVAQDVLPEHLDQFESELPALRRGIGELEKLLLESPVLKGRTVDVGYLSLANCMALGITGPILRSTGLPHDLRKDQPYCGYETYDFDVITRRDMDAYSRICIRLDEIWQSLRIAEQAIARLRASQGEPVMVADKKIAWPAQLSVGADGQGNSLDHIREIMGESMEALIHHFKLVTEGFRVPPGQAYAAVESPKGELGVHAVSDGGTRPYRVHFRDPSFNNLQAASAMSEGSLVADVIVAVASIDPVMGGVDR
- a CDS encoding NADH-quinone oxidoreductase subunit A, whose translation is MDYHPYLPVVFFLLFGLLFAFGSVFGGALLGRTTYNRAKAEAYECGIQPTPQAHEGGRVPVKYYLTAMLFIVFDVEVLFLYPFAVAFDQVGLFSVLAMLLFLVVVSVPFVYEWSRGGLEWD
- a CDS encoding NADH-quinone oxidoreductase subunit C encodes the protein MGSGPEMPDKQPPAQETTEDRANAPERTEDQKVDTTRAQESGGGSVPASVQTDSSAPVQVAHKKGMFGGSLGTDTSGYGGLQVPVLLPGAAERPYGSYFDEVVDALEAAAPQAVAAGLERVVVDRDELTLHVHRDHLPAIVRPLRDDPRLRFEICTGVSGVHWPQQEGAELHAVYHFQSITHGVRRVRIEVTCPDEDPRIPSIVGTYPANDWHERETWDMFGIVFEGHPGLTRILMPDDWPGHPQRKDYPLGGIPVEYKGATIPAPDQRRSYS
- a CDS encoding DUF294 nucleotidyltransferase-like domain-containing protein — protein: MDVELAEIRDFLAEHPPFDALPAQVLDALPQRCSISYARRGTHILRAGERGDRLFLVRSGAVDITDDGHLVDRVGAGGGFGMSALVEHLPTRYDVTAREDTLLLELPQEDFETLVAEHPAVAVHFAATHHGRITAALRQLQAPVRGSAVLKTSVRDLLRGEPVVVTPSATVAEGARVMTRAGVSSLLVMEGDALVGIVTDRDLRRRVLAAGLAADTPVGEVMTRDPVTLPARALALEAMLEMTGRNIHHLPVLEDGRVLGLVTTTDLVRLERSNPVYVVADIQRQDDLAGVVEQAARIPTVVGQLVREDATAQDVGRVVAALTDALTRRLIALAEAELGPAPGRYAWAALGSAAREEQGLGGDQDHALVLADDADPDDPWWTELAERVTAGLEACGFPRCDGEIMATNPRWRLRTSAWREQFARWSGEPTPDAVLWAAIFYDMRAVHGDDTLVETLRSEVVPLGARSDLLLAYLTAQSTRMRPPIGFFRGFVLEDAGQHRDTLDLKRGIAAIVQLARVQALRASSTALGTGARLAAARSAGLLSAEGATDLTDALELLSYLRLRHQADRVAAGEAPDNHLDPRELGSLDRRHLRDAFAIVRTAQQGLSSRLPQVT
- the nuoE gene encoding NADH-quinone oxidoreductase subunit NuoE; amino-acid sequence: MSADPLHHHTPLHASEEPYPEDVLARLVADSEQIIARYPQKRSALLPMLHLVQSVDGYVTGRGVRLCAELLDLTTAEVSGVATFYTQYKRHPNGEYTVGVCTNTLCAIMGGDQIFEEVSEHLGVGHDETTEDGAITLERVECNAACDFAPVVMVNWEFFDHQTPESTKHLVDRLRAGDQVTPTRGPSRVCSFKQVSRVLAGFPDGLADEGPGAGEASLRGTLLAKEKGWTAPRPDAGTDTDASAQGAAGGQAAGQYDSVNTGANEPDEVPTSEGVKDVDETSKGDDA